The DNA window ccccaaaaattgggaaaaaatgggaaaaaaatcatcaaaaaatgggaaaaatcattaaaaaatggggaaaaatttgggaaaattcggggaaaatttgggaatttgggggatttggaatttggggaggggtcccaggacaGGTGAGACCCCCCAGATGTTTCCAGCtgttaaaaatgggggaaaaacccaaaaaattgggaaaaaatcactaaaaaatgggaaaaatcattaaaaaatcagggaaaaattgggaaaaatttgggaaaatttgggaattttggggggtttggaatttggggaggggtcccaggacaggtgagacccccccaggtgtttccagctgcaggtggggctcccaaaaatggggaaaaaacctcaaaaattgggaaaaaatcactaaaaaatgggaaaaatcattaaaaaatggggaaaaatttgggaaaattcggggaaaatttgggaatttgggggatttggaatttggggaggggtcccaggacaGGTGAGACCCCCCAGATGTTTCCAGCtgttaaaaatgggggaaaaacccaaaaaattgggaaaaaatcatcaaaaaatgggaaaaaatattaaaaaatgggggaaaaatgggaaaaatttggggaaaatttgggaatttggggggtttggaatttggggaggggtcccaggacaggtgagaccccccaggtgtttccagctgcaggtggggctcccaaaaatggggaaaaaaccccaaaaattgggaaaaaaatcactaaaaaatgggaaaaatcattaaaaaatcagggaaaaatcgggaaaaatttgggaaaatttgggaatttggggggtttggaatttggggaggggtcccaggacaGGTGAGACCCTCCAGGTGTTTCCAGCtgttaaaaatgggggaaaaaccccaaaaattgggaaaaaattggggaaaaatcactaaaaaatgggaaaaatcattaaaaaattgggaaaaatcgggaaaaattggggaaaatttgggaattttgggggtttggaattgggggaggggtcccagacaggtgagaccccccaggTGTTTCCAGCTgttaaaaatggggggaaaaaccccaaaaattgggaaaaaaaaatggggaaaaatcatcaatttttcccgatttttcccaattttttaatgatttttcccattttttagtgattttaccccaaaaattgggaaaaaattgtgggaaaaatcactaaaaaatgggaaaaatcattaaaaaattgggaaaaatcgggaaaaattggggaaaatttgggaattttggggggtttggaatttggggaggggtcccaggacaggtgagaccccccaggTGTTTCCAGCtgttaaaaatgggggaaaaaccccaaaaattgggaaaaaaaatggggaaaaatcatcaaaaaatgggaaaaatcatttaaaaattgggaaaaatttgggaaaatttgggaatttggggggtttggaatttggggaggggtcccaggacaggtgagaccccccaggtgtttccagctgcaggtggggctcccaaaaatggggaaaaaacaccaaaaaatgggaaaaaactgctaaaaatcgctaaaaaatcaggaaaaaatgctaaaaaatgggggaaaaatcgggaaaaatttgggaaaatttgggaatttgggatgtttggaatttggggaggggtcccaggacaGCTGAGACCCCCCAGAtgtttccagctgcaggtgggggGTGGAGTTTGAGGCCAGCACGAGGCTCCAGGACTCGAGCGTCGCCTTCGGATACCAACTGGAGCTGCCCCGAGGGAATCTCCTGTTCCGGGGTGAGAATTCCCGAAAAATTCCCGGAAAACCGGCCCAGAatattcccagaaattcccaaaaaatggtcccaaaaattcccacaaaaaaatccccaaaattccaagaaattcccacaaaaatcggcccaaaattgccaaaaaaaaacggaaaaattcccacaaaaattcatccaaattcccaaaaattccccccaaaatattcccaaaaatctgcccaaaatattcccaaaaattcccacaaaatattcccaaaaattcccacaaaattgtcccaaaaaatcccacaaaaattccacgaaattcccacaaaaatcagcccaaaattgccccaaaaaaaccggaaaaattcccagaaaaaaattcccaaaaatccgccccaaaatattcccaaaaatccccccccaaaaattcccaaaatttccaaaagtctcccccaagaattcccaaaaaattcccaaaaattcccacaaaaattccccaaaaattcccaaaaattcccaaaaatccccccaaaatattcccaaaaagtccccaaaacttggggaaaaatcccaaaaaaatgtcgggaaaaatttgggaaaaatcccaaaacttgggaaaaatcccaaaaaagttGGGAAAGGATGGGGAGGAGctaaaaaaactgggaaaaacttaaaaaaaatgtggaaaaaaaatttaaaaaatgggaaaaaaatccccaaaaatttgtgaaaaataaaaaaaaatttgggaaaaatttggggaaaattcccaaaacttTGGGAACaatcccaaaaattgggaaaaatcccaaaaaaagtTGGGAAAAGATGGGAGGAGCTGAAAAGCCCCaggaaaaactcaaaaaaaaaaagggaaaaaaatttaaaaaattttaaaaaaatcccaaaaattcgggaaaaatccccaaaaaaattggggaaaaatttggggaaaattcccaaaaatttgggaaaaatcccaagtttgggaaaaatccccaaaaaacttGGGAAAAGATGGGAGGAGCTCAAAAGCCCcaggaaaaactaaaaaaaaaaagggaaaaaaatgaaaaaaaagggaaaaaaaatcccgaaaattcgggaaaaaatcccaaaaatttgggaaaaatttggggaaaattcccaaaaatttgggaaaatttccCGGAAAAAcgttgggaattttgggaattttccaggCTCCCTGGACAGCTCCTGGCAGGTGGGGGCGGTGCTGGAGAAGAagctgccgcccctccccctcACGCTGGCCCTGGGAGCCTTCATCAACCACAGGAAGGAGAAATTCCACTGCGGCTTCGGCCTCACCATCGGCTGAgaccttcatcatcatcatcatcaccttGCATCTTCATCCTGaccttcatcatcatcctcaccctcaccttcatcatcctcatcaacCACAGGAAGGAGAAATTCCACTGCGGCTTCGGCCTCACCATCGGCTGAGaccctcatcatcatcatcatcatcatcattaatCACCCTCACCTTCATCATCCTgaccttcatcatcatcatcctgaccttcatcatcatcatcctcatcaacCACAGGAAGGAGAAATTCCACTGCGGCTTCGGCCTCACCATCGGCTGAgaccttcatcatcatcatcatcatcatcatcatcaccttcatcttcatcaccttcatcatcctcatcatcctcatcaacCACAGGAAGGAGAAATTCCACTGCGGCTTCGGCCTCACCATCGGCTGAgaccttcatcatcatcatcatcatcatcatcatcaccttcatcttcatcaccttcatcatcctcatcatcctcatcaacCACAGGAAGGAGAAATTCCACTGCGGCTTCGGCCTCACCATCGGCTGAgaccttcatcatcatcatcatcatcatcatcatcatcctgaccttcatcttcatcatcatcatcatcctgaCCTTCATCTTCAtcaccttcatcatcctcatcatcctcatcaacCACAGGAAGGAGAAATTCCACTGCGGCTTCGGCCTCACCATCGGCTGAgaccttcatcatcatcatcatcatcatcatcatcatcatcatcatcatcatcatcatcttcatcatcctgaccttcatcatcatcctcaccctcaccttcatcatcctcatcaacCACAGGAAGGAGAAATTCCACTGCGGCTTCGGCCTCACCATCGGCTGAGaccctcatcatcatcatcatcatcatcttcatcatcatcatcatcatcatcatcaccttcatcttcatcatcctgaccttcatcatcatcctcacccTCACCTTCAtcaccttcatcatcctcatcaacCACAGGAAGGAGAAATTCCACTGCGGCTTCGGCCTCACCATCGGCTGAGaccctcatcatcatcatcatcatcatcatcatcatcatcatcatcatcatcatcttcatcatcatcatcatcctgaCCTTCATCACCATCACCTTCATcaccttcatcatcatcatcatcatcctcatcatcatcatcatccttcTCTGGAgccttcatcatcctcctcctcctttgagccttcatcctcctcctcttcctcctgggccttcatcatcatcctcctcctccgctGGAGCCTTCATcgtcgtcctcctcctcctcctgggagCCTTCGGCCTCGCCGTGGATGGAggagcctcctcctcctcctcctcctctggagcCTTCGGCCTCGGGGGTTCggattcctcctcctcttcctcagagCCTTCGGCCTCGCGGTGGATGGAGgagcctcctcctcttcctcctcctcctcctcttcctcctcttcctccttctctggAGCCTTCatcgtcctcctcctcctgctgctcctgggagccTTCGGCCTCACGGGGTTgggattcctcctcctcctcctcttcctcagctgccggcagcccctcccccacaaaGGGGGGGAAAcgcccccaaaaattcccaaaaaatcccaaaaaattcccaaaaatttcccaaaaaaattccaaaaaaaattcccaaaaaattaaaaaaaaattaaaaaaaaaaatccaaaatattaaaaaaaaaatcaccaaaaattcccaaaaaattaaaaaaaaaaattccaaaaaaaattccaaaatattccaaaaaaattaaaaaaaaaaaaaatcaaaaaaattcccaaaaatttcccaaaaaattcccaaaaaattaaaaaaaacccaaaaaattcccaaaaaattaaaaaaaaaaattcaaaaaaaatttccaaaatattccaaaaaattcccaaaaaattccccaaaaattaaaaaaaaaaaaaccaaaaaaaaaattcccaaaaaattaaaaaaaaaattccaaaaaaattcaaaaaaaaatccccaaaaatttaaaaaaaaaattccaaaaaaattccaaaatattccaaaaaaattaaaaaaaaaaaaaatcaaaaaaattccccaaaatttcccaaaaaaattcccaaaaaaccccaaaatccccccaaaaattctgaaaaaattcccaaaaaaaaccctcaaaaaaattccccaaaaatcccaaaattcccgggaaaaattttggggtttttttctccaaaaaatgggaaaattttgggattttttcttttttttttccctaaaaaaacccaaaaattgggaaaatcgGGGGCCCCTCCCccaataaaggaaaaaaactctggAATTTTGGGCTCTCGGctcctttgtttgttttgggtggaaaaatccaaattttggggttttggtggggaaaaaatgggaatttgggagggaaaatggaaatttgggggcatttaggggaattttgggggaatttgggggaattttgggggattttgggaattttggggaattttgggaaattttggggggattttgggggaattttgggagattttggggggaattttggggaatttcgaggaattttggggaatttgggaggattttggggaattttggggcatttcggggaattctgggaaatttCAAGGaactttggggggatttgggggaattttggggaattttggggaatctTGGGAGGATTTCAGggaaattccagggaattttggggcctCTCCAAaacctttaattattttttatatcatTTGATAAAACCCGATATAAAATtgatataaaaaaaccccaaaccccccatttttaaccctttccaccccccaaaaaaaaaaccccaaaaaaccacaaaattccagcaaaaaaTCCTTTAATGTCCCCGCCACCAAGCCGGGACCTCCTCAGGTCTTCTCCTGGAGCTGGTGGGACCTCAGATCTTCTCCTGGAGATGGTGGAACCTCCTCAGATCTTCTCCTGGAGATGGTGGAACCTCCTCAGACGTTCTCCTGGAGATGGTGGAACCTCCTCAGACGTTCTCCACCTTCTCCTGGAGATGGTGGAACCTCCTCAGACGTTCTCCACGTtctcctggaggtgctgggacCTCCTCAGGTGTCCTCCATGGTCTCCTGGATCCAGCGGGCGTAGCGACACACCTTGGTGTAGACGCCGGGACGCCGGGGTTGTCCACAACGCTCCATCCCCCAGGAGACGATGCCCTGGAGGTTCCCGTCGCACACCAGGGGGCCGCCGGAATCGCCCTGGGGGGTGGAGGTGGAGGAGatgtggggtgggggggtgagGGTTGGTGGATCTCCAGGGGGTTGGGTCAACCAAGACCTCGTTGGGTTGGTGAAACCCTTGGTGGAATGGTGAAACCCTTGGTGGATCTCCATGGGTTGGTGAAACTCATGGTGGATCTCCAGGGCTTGGTGAAACCCTTGGTGGATCTCCATGGGTTGGTGTCAACCAAACCCTTGGTGGATCTCCATGGGATGGTGAAACTCATGGTGGATCTCCATGGGTTGGCCAAACTCATGGTGGATCTCCAGGGGTTGGTGAAACCCTTGGTGGATCTCCATGGGTTGGCCAAACTCATGGTGGATCTCCAGAGCTTGGTGAAACCCTTGGTGGATCTCCATGAGGTTGTTCAAACCCTTGGTGGACCTCCATGGGTTGATGAAACCCTTGGTGGATCTCCATGGGTTGGCCAAACTCATGGTGGACCTCCATGGGTTGATGAAACCCTTGGTGGATCTCCATGGGTTGGTGTCAACCAAACCCTTGGTGGATCTCCAGGGGGTTGGGTCAACCAAGACCTCATTGGATTGGTCAAGCTCATGGTGGGTCTCCATAGGTTGGTGAAAGCCTTGGTGGATCTCCATGGGTTGGCCAAACTCATGGTGGATCTCCACGGGTTGGTGTCAACCAAACCCTTGGTGGATCTCCAGGGGTTTGGGTCAACCAAGACCTCGTTGGGTTGGTCAAACTCATGGTGGGATGGTGAAACCCTTAGTGGATCTCCAGGGGTTGGCCAAACTCATGGTGGACCTCCATGGGATGGTGAAACTCATGGTGGATCTCCAGGGGTTGGGTCAACCAAACTCTTGGTGGGatgagtgtccccaggtgtccccagatgttccccagatgttccccaggtgtccccagatgttccCTAGAtgttccccagctgtccccaggtgtccccaggtgtatctccaggtgtccccagctgtccccaggtgtccccaggtgtccccagatgttccccagatgttcccaggtgtccccaggtatctccaggtgtccccaggtgtatctccaggtgtccccagctgtccccaggtgtccccaggtgtccccagatgttccccagatgttccccaggtgtccccaggtgtccccaggtgtccccaggtgtccccaggtatctccaggtgtccccagctgtccccaggtgtccccaggtgtccccagatgttccccagatgttccccaggtgtccccaggtatctccaggtgtccccaggtgtctccaggtgtccccaggtgtccccagatgtccccaggtgtccccagatgtccccaggtgtccccaggtgtctccaggtacCTGACACGAGTCCATCCCTCCTCGCACGTTCCCGGCGCAGATCATGTTGTCCGTGATGGAGCCGGGGTAGAAACGGCGACACTCGGCCGGCGAGAAGAGCGTGACGTTGACACACTGCAGGACCTCGGGGTACgtcactgtggggacacagagtgaccactgagtgaccaccagagtgaccacagtgaccactgggaccaccagagtgaccactgagaACATTGGGaccaccacagtgaccacagtgaccacagtgaccactgGGACCACTGggaccaccagagtgaccactgggACCACTGGGaccaccacagtgaccacagtgaccaccagagtgaccaccaTGACCACTGAGAACATTGGGaccaccacagtgaccacagtgaccacagtgacgTTGACACACTGGAGAACCTCGGGGTACgtcactgtggggacagagtgaccactgagtgaccacagtgaccaccagagtgaccactgggaccaccatgaccaccatgaccaccagagtgaccactgggATCACAGTGaccaccacagtgaccacagtgaccaccacagtgaccacagtgacgTTGACACACTGCAGGACCTCGGGGTACgtcactgtggggacacagagtgaccactgagtgaccaccagagtgaccactgagtgaccacagtgaccaccagagtgaccacagtgaccactgGGACCACCATGACCACTGAGAACATTGGGACCACCACAGTGaccaccacagtgaccacagtgaccacagtgaccacagtgacatTGACACACTGCAGGACCTCGGGGTACgtcactgtggggacacagagtgaccactgagtgaccactgagtgaccactgagtgaccaccagagtgaccacagtgaccactgGGACCACTGGGACCACCACAGTGACCATTGAGAACATTGGGaccaccacagtgaccacagtgaccacagtgacatTGACACACTGGAGAACCTCGGGGTACgtcactgtggggacagagtgaccactgagtgaccactgagtgaccactgagtgaccactgggaccaccacagtgaccacagtgaccaccacagtgaccacagtgaccacagtgaccaccagagtgaccacagtgaccacagtgaccactgggaccaccacagtgaccacagtgaccattGAGAACATTGggaccaccagagtgaccacag is part of the Poecile atricapillus isolate bPoeAtr1 chromosome 32 unlocalized genomic scaffold, bPoeAtr1.hap1 SUPER_32_unloc_1, whole genome shotgun sequence genome and encodes:
- the LOC131573990 gene encoding uncharacterized protein LOC131573990 isoform X2 encodes the protein MVRPKPQWNFSFLWLMRMMKVMKVRVRMMMKVRMMKMKVMMMMMMMMKMMMMMMMRVSADGEAEAAVEFLLPVVDEDDEGDEDEGQDDDDDEDEGDDDDDEGLSRW
- the LOC131573990 gene encoding uncharacterized protein LOC131573990 isoform X3, with translation MVRPKPQWNFSFLWLMRMMKVMKVRVRMMMKVRMMKMKVMMMMMMMMKMMMMMMMRVSADGEAEAAVEFLLPVVDEDDEGDEDEGQDDDDDEDEGLSRW
- the LOC131573990 gene encoding uncharacterized protein LOC131573990 isoform X1, translated to MVRPKPQWNFSFLWLMRMMKVMKVRVRMMMKVRMMKMKVMMMMMMMMKMMMMMMMRVSADGEAEAAVEFLLPVVDEDDEGDEDEGQDDDDDEDEGQDDDDDDDDDDEGLSRW